One genomic window of Metopolophium dirhodum isolate CAU chromosome 4, ASM1992520v1, whole genome shotgun sequence includes the following:
- the LOC132943657 gene encoding uncharacterized protein LOC132943657 has product MTRKNQQQINNEQKRVELTRARAARDVALRSINKILSIANDAVINSENRPTLEARIMSLDQLVITFNNEQKHILSVFAETDEVDEFIRVDEDVTETMQSMCDQINVIVAKLKPNNSIATLRNNNRQTSVQSLVLPRIEIPKFDGNIIEWCSFRDMFTSLVHVNEHYTDIERFHYLLCYLLGPALTIVKAVPLTADNYSIAWNALKDRYDNKRLLVTAHIEKLFAFAPLTKESPASLSLFVNTFRENVSAIQALGVSDFAGFLLFYIGSRVIDPMTRRLFEATVAKNQIPDLNSLLDFVSQRCNVLENVGSSSGISYVENNERTVGKTTTKKIQGKKSEKTSLAAVTPAKTKKCLFCGHPHAIYKCFGFRKQPVSSRRDFVNKNQLCFVCLNSGHMSNACPTSFTCRICSSKHSTLLHLTDDITKSNTDKTNDNSERATTSCNATQFSGVTHTETTVLLGTVVVRVRDNTGVLQAVRAVLDSGSQVSAMTVDCVNRLGLTRRKCPVEVIGLSQQPVTTVKGQTNFNFVPVQADAPEFKGTNVIVLPRIMSTMPNRVLPAEVRDRYRHLVFADPQFDHPAPVDMLIGGDLYPSVIQSRADVIHTEGLPSAMNTQLGWVIIGALQDNTHTPLTSLSISTTPPIEELMQRFWTVEEPT; this is encoded by the coding sequence ATGACGAGAAaaaatcaacaacaaattaaCAATGAACAAAAAAGGGTCGAGTTAACGCGCGCGCGTGCAGCACGAGACGTCGCGTTACggtcaattaataaaatattgagcaTTGCTAATGATGCCGTAATTAATTCCGAAAATCGTCCTACGTTAGAAGCTCGAATTATGTCGTTAGATCAACTTGTCATTACTTTCAATAATGAACAAAAACATATTCTGTCAGTATTTGCTGAGACCGACGAAGTAGACGAGTTTATACGAGTAGATGAGGATGTCACCGAAACAATGCAATCAATGTGTGATCAAATTAATGTGATAGTAGCAAAGTTAAAACCGAATAATTCGATAGCCACGCTGCGCAATAATAATAGGCAGACTTCTGTACAATCACTTGTCTTACCGAGAATAGAGATTCCTAAATTTGATGGAAATATCATTGAATGGTGTTCCTTCCGTGATATGTTTACTTCTTTGGTGCACGTCAACGAACATTACACGGACATTGAGCGTTTCCATTATCTGTTGTGCTATTTATTAGGTCCAGCGTTAACAATAGTAAAAGCAGTCCCACTTACAGCCGACAATTATTCTATTGCTTGGAACGCACTCAAAGATCGGTACGACAATAAACGCTTATTAGTTACTGCGcacattgaaaaattatttgcatTTGCGCCGTTAACAAAGGAATCTCCGGCTTCACTTTCATTGTTCGTCAACACTTTTCGGGAAAATGTATCAGCTATACAAGCTCTTGGAGTTAGTGACTTTGCTGGTTTTTTACTATTCTACATCGGTTCACGGGTTATTGATCCCATGACACGACGATTATTCGAAGCTACTGTCGCTAAAAATCAAATACCTGACTTGAACTCATTATTAGATTTCGTATCACAACGATGTAACGTTTTGGAAAACGTTGGCAGTAGTTCTGGCATTAGTTATGTAGAAAACAATGAAAGGACCGTAGGGAAGACAACGACTAAGAAGATCCAGGGCAAGAAGTCCGAGAAGACATCGTTAGCCGCGGTCACCCCGGCCAAGACAAAAAAGTGTTTGTTTTGTGGACATCCTCATGCAATTTACAAGTGTTTTGGATTCCGAAAACAACCAGTTAGCAGTCGCCGtgattttgtcaataaaaatcaattatgttttgtttgtttgaacagTGGACACATGAGCAATGCGTGTCCTACGTCTTTTACGTGCCGTATATGTTCGAGTAAACATAGTACATTACTACACTTGACAGATGATATTACAAAATCGAATACCGATAAGACAAATGACAACTCCGAACGAGCCACTACAAGTTGTAATGCAACACAGTTTTCGGGAGTTACACATACTGAAACCACTGTTTTGTTAGGAACTGTCGTAGTCAGGGTTCGTGACAATACAGGAGTTTTACAAGCAGTCAGGGCAGTGTTAGACAGTGGATCACAGGTGTCCGCAATGACAGTGGATTGTGTCAATCGGTTAGGTTTGACTCGAAGGAAGTGTCCTGTTGAGGTCATCGGACTTTCCCAACAACCGGTTACTACTGTCAAAGgccaaactaattttaattttgttcctgTACAAGCCGACGCTCCCGAATTTAAGGGAACCAACGTCATTGTCTTACCTCGAATTATGTCAACGATGCCTAACAGGGTTTTGCCAGCTGAGGTACGAGATCGTTATCGTCATCTTGTCTTTGCCGACCCTCAATTTGATCACCCTGCGCCAGTAGATATGTTGATTGGAGGAGACTTATATCCGTCCGTCATTCAATCTAGAGCTGACGTTATACACACCGAAGGCTTACCATCAGCGATGAATACACAATTAGGTTGGGTCATAATTGGTGCGTTACAGGATAACACACATACTCCGCTTACGTCTCTGTCAATTAGTACAACCCCTCCGATCGAAGAATTGATGCAGCGTTTTTGGACAGTAGAGGAACCCACATA